CCCAGGCGGCACCTACACCCGCGTGACCTCCAACTCCCCGTCGCTGTATTGCGACCGCAGCCGCTTCTTGTCGAACTTGCCGACGCTGGTCTTCGGGACCGCGTTGATCACCGTCCAGTTCTCCGGTAGCTGCCATTTCGCGACCTTGTCGGACAGGAACTCTCGGAGATCCTCGACGTTCGCGTCGGAACCTTCACGGAGCACGACAGCCACCAGCGGCCGTTCATCCCACTTCGCATCGGGCACACCGATCACCGCGGCCTCGATGACGTCTGGGTGGCCCATGACGGCGTTTTCGAGGTCGACCGAGGAGATCCATTCGCCGCCGGACTTGATGATGTCCTTGGTGCGGTCGGTGAGGGTGAGGTAACCGTCGGGGCTGATGGTGCCGACGTCGCCGGTGCGCAGCCATCCGTCATGGAATTTATCGGCGGCGTCGATGCCGTAGTACGAGCCGGTGATCCACGGGCCGCGAACCTCGACCTCGCCAATCGATTTGCCGTCGTTGGGAACCACGTCGCCGAGGTCGTCGACGAGCCGAGACTGCACGGATGCCGGGAACCGGCCCTGCGTGTAGCGGTACCGCCAGCGCTCTTCGCCCTCGGTGTGTGCCGGCGCTCGGGACACCGAGCCGAGCGGTGAGGTCTCCGTCATCCCCCAGCCCTGCAGGATCTGGATGCCATGGTCGGACTCGAAGGTGTGCATCATGGACGGTGGTACGGCCGATCCACCGATCAGCACGTCATGCATGCACGAGATGTCCTGCGGATGCTGTTCGAGGTACTGGTGGAGTCCCTGCCAAATCGTGGGCACCGCGGCGGAGAACGTGGGTTGCTCGGCTGCGATCAGCGCAGCAAGGGGTTCGGGCTGCAGGAACCGGTCGGGCATGAGAAGTGATGCGCCGATCATGAAGGCGGCGTACGGCAAACCCCATGCCATGGCGTGAAATTGGGGGACAATAGCCAGCGCGCGATCCCCTTGCTTGAGTGCCGGGCCTTCGGTCATGCACACCTGCATCGAGTGTAGGTGGATCGAACGATGTGAATAGGCAACACCTTTTGGGTCACCCGTGGTGCCGGATGTGTAGCACATCGCGGCGGCCGAGCGCTCGTCGACATCTGGCCACTCGAACTCCGTCGGCCGGTCAGCGATCAGCGTCTCGTAGGCGTGCACCCGAACACCGTCGGGCACCTCGATACCATCGGTCGAATCACCGGTGACGATGAGGTGTTTGACGGTGGTCAGCTGGGGCAGATGCGGCGTCAGCAACGGAAGCAGCGAGGGGTCGACGATGACGATCTGATCTTCGCCGTGGTTGGCGACGTGGATCAGTTGCTCGGGGAACAGTCGGATGTTGAGTGTGTGTAGTACCGCGCCCATCGACGGCACCGCGAGGTAGGCCTCGAGGTGTTCGGCGTTGTTCCACATGAACGTGCCCACCCGCTCGTCGCCGGTGACTCCGAGACCGCGCAAGGCGTGCGCGAGTTGCGCGCAGCGGCGTCCGACCTCGGCGTAGCTGCGCCGCCGTGCGCCGGCGTCGGTCCAGGTGACGACCTCGGCGGCGCCATGGACGGTGCTGCCGTGGCGGAGGAGCTGGGCGACAGAGAGTGGGGTGTCTTGCATA
This sequence is a window from Gordonia insulae. Protein-coding genes within it:
- a CDS encoding long-chain fatty acid--CoA ligase produces the protein MLSTMQDTPLSVAQLLRHGSTVHGAAEVVTWTDAGARRRSYAEVGRRCAQLAHALRGLGVTGDERVGTFMWNNAEHLEAYLAVPSMGAVLHTLNIRLFPEQLIHVANHGEDQIVIVDPSLLPLLTPHLPQLTTVKHLIVTGDSTDGIEVPDGVRVHAYETLIADRPTEFEWPDVDERSAAAMCYTSGTTGDPKGVAYSHRSIHLHSMQVCMTEGPALKQGDRALAIVPQFHAMAWGLPYAAFMIGASLLMPDRFLQPEPLAALIAAEQPTFSAAVPTIWQGLHQYLEQHPQDISCMHDVLIGGSAVPPSMMHTFESDHGIQILQGWGMTETSPLGSVSRAPAHTEGEERWRYRYTQGRFPASVQSRLVDDLGDVVPNDGKSIGEVEVRGPWITGSYYGIDAADKFHDGWLRTGDVGTISPDGYLTLTDRTKDIIKSGGEWISSVDLENAVMGHPDVIEAAVIGVPDAKWDERPLVAVVLREGSDANVEDLREFLSDKVAKWQLPENWTVINAVPKTSVGKFDKKRLRSQYSDGELEVTRV